CCTGCTGCCCTTGCCCAGCAACTCCGGCAGCATCAGTGAGAGCAGCAGCCtctccagcagcaacagcatcgtGCGCCGACACTCCTCCCACTATTATCCCATGCTCGAGGACAAGCAGAAGCCGTCGCAGCTGCCCCAGGCAGCCACCGAAATGCTTGTGAGTACGGCAATCCACACTAGATTTATGGCACGATGTAATTCCCTGTGACTATCTAGAAATGGTTCCATTTTAGAAACCCATAATTGTAGAGAAGTAACCCATAATCGTAGAGAAATATGACCACCAAGCCAGGATCTTCTTTGGCCTATAGTAAACGACTAGATACATCTACTAACTATGTGTCAGATTAGagaacaaataatttaaacttcTAGTTATGTTATGTATCCAGAAGTTTGTTTATAAAGATCTAAAATCGCAACTGATAATGTAATCGCAATCTGTATTTACCGCGAATTTACGAAGAAGTGGTCAAATTTCTACCGGGCTCAGAATACTTTAAGAAAGCCAGATTTTTCCGGAAAAAAGGATATATTTTGAGCTTTTCCACTGAAAAGAATTGGCGAAGCAATCAGCTTGGCATTACTTTCTCAGTTACCAAATTAAAGAGCAGGTGGTAGTAAGAAAAAAGGATAATACGATGTctgttaattaatataatatacgAGTTTCCTTTACACATTTCAAGCGAACTGCACTTTTTGAGAATTTTATACGCAGGGAAAAGAAGATAGAAACTTTCCGCGAAACATTCGAGTTTTTCCCTCACAATAGCCATTcattttgaaaagttttttttggaagtgcagcacaatacaatttgctgcAGAAATGAAGACTGCGAaaagacaaaggaaaatgGAATTAACGGATGTACATAGAACTGACCCTTAATGAGAAATTTCCTCTTCTGCAtctacgaaaataaataatccttCTATTGCGCTTTTCACGGCGAAGTAAACAAAGCTGAAATTTCGAAAAGTTTCCTCAGTTTCGCAACCGCCAAGGAAACAGTATTCAAATTTAATACCCTACTCATCCTCGTTTGGGTTATTCGACTGGCGTTGCACCGTCAAGGGTTTCGAGTGAAGGGCAAAGAAGATGAGGGATTAGCTATAGTTTGGCTTTGCATGACTCAAGAGATCGATGTGGACGGCAGCCAAAACCACTTGCCTCTGTTCCTGATTCATTTTCCAGCAGGAGGACCTGGCCGCAAATCCCCCCAAAGTTATTTCCTGCGCGTCAGAATTTCTGCGCCCGGCTCAGCCAGGGCTTAGTCCCCTGCCCCACTTCATCCTCTGCACCTGGATGGGGCTTAAAATGCAGAATATTGCTGCTGGATAATATTGCCACAGTGGTGGATCGAAGTAGCAAACATTACAGTGGAAACAGGTTTCTATCACCAGGGCAATATATCCTATATCTTTTTAACATTGTGAAAGGCACTCAACTGCATTACtaagaaatttcatttattatttccttATTAGAGCATTTTAAAGTTACAGCGTAGGttgttatttatatatttaatatttatacctTATAACCCCGTTTAGTGATACAAAAGTTTCATAAAAGCTAGTCATATTTATGTTTCTTTTTAGAAACATTCGCTCAGACAAATTTCCATTGTTTGCTTTTACCACAAATTTTCCTCGATTTTCGCTGGCAGGTAAACATGACGGAGCAGAAATATTGCCAGTCAGCGCATCAGGGTGCCTCCATCGCGGGAGGAAGGCAGgtccaccaccagcagcagcacttagTGCGGGTGGACACCCCAGTGACGCCCCCACCTCCCATTCCGCGGCGACTACTGCGCGGCAAGTCCGCCTGGCAGGCGTCGAGTCCACACCCACTTCCACTCTCGGCTGGCGGACAGGATGGCGCCCACGGCACGGGCACGGGCACTGTGTTTGTTTATCCGCAGCCAGAAAACGTGACCGCAGAGGCAGTGGTCCGAGGATCGGGCGACGGACAGGGGGGCGGAGGTGCCGGGCTGCAATCAGCACTGCTTGTTGACATAGCCACACGTCCGGCGTCCGGATATGCGGATGCCGATGGGATTTCCGATGACGACCGCATGAGTCTGGAGAACTCCGTGTTCGACGAGTCGCTAACCTCCACGCCCGTCAAGGTCGCCGGCTATTTGGCCGGCCGCTATGCCGGGCTGAGTCACATGGCCAAGCGGGCGCAGCGTTCCTCCAGCAGCACCGTGGACTCCGCCTACGGCTCATCGCTGGGCGGCCACAGTGAGCGGTTCGCTAGCAGCTCGACCAGCGTGGACTTTCGCAGTCGCTTCTCCTCGGTGGACACCCAGTCCTCGCTCGATGAGAAGCCGCTGTCTAGCTCGATTGACTCGCCGCTGGCCAGGGATCCCAGGGATGCGTACAGGGAACGTGCTGTGCTCAACGATGCCATGCATAAGCTGAACAACAATAACACCAGCCTGGGACTGGCCCTCTACTCGgccagcaataacaacaacggCAGTAGCGTGGCAAGCGATGGTTCCCAGCTACCAGTGGTTCCTGCCCGAAAGCAGCCGCCGCCAGTGAagggcagcagcaacagcagcaactcaATCGGCGAAACTCAGTCGCAGAGCTCCAAGGAACCAAGCAGCGTGTCGGCCTCGGCCTCCACTTCGTCCGCCGCCTCCGCAGGTTCCAGCACTATATCCAGCGGCACCATGTCATCTATGTCAGGGCCATGTCCAGCCGTTGTGCCGCCCACAGATGCCATTACCAAACGTCCAGGGCCGCCAGAGCCACCATTACGGCAGGCCAACGTGTTTGATCCAGTGGAGACGGGATCGCGGGGTCACCCGCCACCTCCATTGACTGTGCGGAACAAGCTCGGGCGCAATAAACCGCCACCGATAACGTATCCTCGGATGCAACAGCGCCAGGACTCCACGCTGTCCAGCGACAGCTACTCGATCAGCTCCAGTCCGGGCTACAACTCCAAGCTTATGGAAGCGCCACTGCTGGGTTCCCAGCAGGGGGGACGTAAGTCTAATGCACCCGGCAGCGCACAGCGCCAGACTCCGCTCATGGACTTGGCCCCCACCCGCTTTCTGGGCGGCGCCGGCGGAGGAACCGGAAGCGGAAAGCAGGGTCCTGCAATGCCGCCACCGAGGAGTAAGATCAACTTCCGGCAGGACTCGACCATCTCCAGCGACAGCTTTAGCCAGACGTCCAGTCCGGGATACAATCCTAAGCTCATGGAGGCGCCGCTGCTGCCCTCGTTGTCCGCCAAGCGGCTGTGCAGTGGTAAGTACAAGTCCTTTCCATACCCGGGCCTTGTCACTCCTCTACTCCTATGTCCTTTCAGCGCCAGCCCCGATCGTGTGCCGTCAGGGAGTTCAGCACGAGCCCATCGAGGAACTAGAACCGCCGCAGACGATCTCGCCGCTTCATAAGGCGGCCGGCCAGCCCAGCAGCCTGCAGACGATTGTCCGCTTTCAAAATGGAGCACCGCACACCATGTCCTTGCAGCATCAGGTATAATACTTGAATTTTGCATTAATATTGTATGTGCAAAGATTATATCTTACCTACTATTTCAGATTATTAACCGGCGCAAGAGCTCCAATCCGTACATCACAAACGGCCGCCTAAAGTTCCGCCTGTTCCAGATTTTGATCAACGCATTCGCCCTGCTGGCTATCGCCGGCGGTCTGGCTGCCTACTTTAATGCGTATCCGACTATAAAGTTCGTGAACAAGACTATCATCAACACGATCCACGTGGAGGACACCACAAGTTTTGGCAAGAATCCAGCCCCAGGCACCTGCCTGCCCATCATAGTCCGGTTTTGTCAAGGTCCACAGATTCCCTACAACTACACCGTGTTTCCCAACTATATCGGTCACTTTGGACAGCTGGAGACTCAAACGGTAAATTCGGGGATATACAGGATTACCATTTATTTTACTGACTCCAAACCATTGCAGGACTTGGATTCCTATGAGGCCCTGGTGGATGTGCGATGTTACGAGCTCGTTTCCCTGTTTCTCTGCACACTTTTCGTGCCGAAGTGCGGACAGAGCGGGTATGTACATTTcaacttttcccttttattAAGTAATGATGGTCACAAATTCGTTTAGGGCCACCGTGCCACCTTGCAAGACCCTCTGTACGGAGACGATGCGCCGCTGTGGCTTCTTCTTCGACGTTTTCGGACTGAGTCTGCCCGAGTACCTGAACTGCAAACTCTTCAAGGACTTTCCGAGTTCCGAGGACTGCGTGGGTTTGGATGAGGTTCGCGAGGTGATGAGAGCCGCCACGCATCCCAAGTGCGATGGGTTCCAGTGCGACCAGAACCGTTGTCTGCCGCAGGAGTACGTGTGCGATGGCCACCTGGACTGCATGGACCAGGCAGACGAGGCCAAGTGCGAGCGTTGTGGACCGGACGAGATCTACTGCGGCGACAGCCAGTGCATTGGAACCAAGCACATATGCGACGGTATCATCGACTGTCCCTACGGCCAGGATGAGCGCAACTGCTGTAAGTAAAAGGATCTTATTTCGTGCAATGACCTAACTATTCTGCCGAATCACTTTTTAGTGAGGCTAAGTGAGCGGAACGGCGATGTGGGCACCGGTGTCCTGGAGGTCTATCGCATAGGCCAGCGGCAGTGGATGCCCGCGTGTGTGAAGAACTGGGATCGGGCAGTATCGCCCAGCGCTGTGTGTTCCATTCTGGGCTACTCGGCCGTGAATGCCACCAGTGTCCTGACCCAACTTACTCACCGCCCACTGCTAGCCACGGTAAATGTGTCCACAGATATATGGAAAATGTACGCCAAACGAAAGTCG
The sequence above is drawn from the Drosophila melanogaster chromosome 2R genome and encodes:
- the Corin gene encoding corin, isoform B produces the protein MNALDMNKQFLSVSQDHQHQTSVADQRSRSRSERASSLALPLNSLLDFYDKQQEQCKSVTLLPLPSNSGSISESSSLSSSNSIVRRHSSHYYPMLEDKQKPSQLPQAATEMLVNMTEQKYCQSAHQGASIAGGRQVHHQQQHLVRVDTPVTPPPPIPRRLLRGKSAWQASSPHPLPLSAGGQDGAHGTGTGTVFVYPQPENVTAEAVVRGSGDGQGGGGAGLQSALLVDIATRPASGYADADGISDDDRMSLENSVFDESLTSTPVKVAGYLAGRYAGLSHMAKRAQRSSSSTVDSAYGSSLGGHSERFASSSTSVDFRSRFSSVDTQSSLDEKPLSSSIDSPLARDPRDAYRERAVLNDAMHKLNNNNTSLGLALYSASNNNNGSSVASDGSQLPVVPARKQPPPVKGSSNSSNSIGETQSQSSKEPSSVSASASTSSAASAGSSTISSGTMSSMSGPCPAVVPPTDAITKRPGPPEPPLRQANVFDPVETGSRGHPPPPLTVRNKLGRNKPPPITYPRMQQRQDSTLSSDSYSISSSPGYNSKLMEAPLLGSQQGGRKSNAPGSAQRQTPLMDLAPTRFLGGAGGGTGSGKQGPAMPPPRSKINFRQDSTISSDSFSQTSSPGYNPKLMEAPLLPSLSAKRLCSAPAPIVCRQGVQHEPIEELEPPQTISPLHKAAGQPSSLQTIVRFQNGAPHTMSLQHQIINRRKSSNPYITNGRLKFRLFQILINAFALLAIAGGLAAYFNAYPTIKFVNKTIINTIHVEDTTSFGKNPAPGTCLPIIVRFCQGPQIPYNYTVFPNYIGHFGQLETQTDLDSYEALVDVRCYELVSLFLCTLFVPKCGQSGATVPPCKTLCTETMRRCGFFFDVFGLSLPEYLNCKLFKDFPSSEDCVGLDEVREVMRAATHPKCDGFQCDQNRCLPQEYVCDGHLDCMDQADEAKCERCGPDEIYCGDSQCIGTKHICDGIIDCPYGQDERNCLRLSERNGDVGTGVLEVYRIGQRQWMPACVKNWDRAVSPSAVCSILGYSAVNATSVLTQLTHRPLLATVNVSTDIWKMYAKRKSTLMQEFANCKKTEDYPMADLTCSNYECGRVKRGRHKPSRRIIGGTQASPGNWPFLAAILGGPEKIFYCAGVLISDQWVLTASHCVGNYSVIDLEDWTIQLGVTRRNSFTYSGQKVKVKAVIPHPQYNMAIAHDNDIALFQLATRVAFHEHLLPVCLPPPSVRNLHPGTLCTVIGWGKREDKDPKSTYEYIVNEVQVPIITRNQCDEWLDNLTVSEGMVCAGFDDGGKDACQGDSGGPLLCPYPGEKNRWFVGGIVSWGIMCAHPRLPGVYANVVQYVPWIQEQIAKHSRPIKEDRVNKYDLHPGGPDILSKIATDPMREGAPHHYTHSRTSSKN